The Microbacterium sp. LWH7-1.2 genome window below encodes:
- a CDS encoding ABC transporter substrate-binding protein: MTDATRTRPAVRAISLLLASAVAMGLAGCASASAATSTTELAASPLPPGEPDSDTSLRVAGRTTQLQLEAAGSEIEPPAFTVAEWVNVSAGPDVIQAFRSGSLDIASNAIIPPIQAHAIDFDATIVGVLERPQPSYVFATAPGTDIADLSDFRGKRIAFSQGQSQGDTVLRTLKTAGISNDEVEFVELPSTQFLTALQSGQVDVAPLSEPAVTKYIDQYAQDGAVAIPSEEPDLLTILWVPTEVLADDENVRAVRDYIRVWAQGQVWAWENADAWKQFYYVDTEGVTVEDADRIWATANKPQFPADWDRAVEWAQSSIELLVEGGFIEDFDAEVLFDRRFEGDAVAAVSDEYRAG; the protein is encoded by the coding sequence ATGACTGACGCAACACGCACGAGACCGGCCGTCAGAGCGATCTCCCTGCTCCTGGCGAGCGCGGTGGCGATGGGCCTCGCAGGATGCGCCTCCGCGAGCGCGGCGACGTCGACCACCGAACTGGCGGCGTCACCGCTGCCGCCCGGCGAGCCGGACTCCGACACGAGCCTGCGTGTCGCGGGTCGCACGACGCAGCTGCAGCTCGAAGCGGCGGGATCCGAGATCGAGCCGCCCGCCTTCACGGTGGCGGAGTGGGTCAACGTGAGCGCCGGGCCGGATGTCATCCAGGCGTTCCGCTCCGGTTCGCTCGACATCGCGTCGAACGCGATCATCCCGCCGATCCAGGCCCACGCGATCGACTTCGACGCCACGATCGTCGGCGTGCTCGAGCGGCCGCAGCCCTCCTACGTGTTCGCCACGGCACCCGGGACCGACATCGCCGACCTCTCCGACTTCAGGGGCAAGCGGATCGCGTTCTCGCAGGGTCAGTCGCAGGGCGACACGGTACTGCGCACCCTGAAGACGGCGGGCATCTCGAACGACGAGGTGGAGTTCGTGGAGCTGCCCAGCACGCAGTTCCTCACGGCCCTGCAATCGGGGCAGGTCGATGTCGCCCCGCTGTCCGAGCCGGCGGTGACGAAGTACATCGACCAGTACGCGCAGGACGGCGCAGTGGCGATCCCGTCCGAAGAGCCCGATCTCCTCACCATCCTGTGGGTGCCGACCGAAGTGCTCGCCGATGACGAGAATGTGCGCGCCGTTCGCGACTACATCCGCGTCTGGGCGCAAGGACAGGTCTGGGCCTGGGAGAACGCCGACGCGTGGAAGCAGTTCTACTACGTCGACACCGAAGGCGTGACCGTGGAGGATGCCGACCGCATCTGGGCGACGGCCAACAAGCCGCAGTTCCCGGCCGACTGGGATCGCGCGGTCGAATGGGCGCAGTCCTCCATCGAGCTCCTCGTGGAGGGCGGGTTCATCGAGGACTTCGACGCCGAGGTGCTTTTCGACCGGCGGTTCGAAGGCGACGCGGTCGCTGCCGTCTCCGATGAGTATCGGGCCGGCTGA
- a CDS encoding alkylhydroperoxidase domain protein, with protein sequence MTGVTTATAVLVHDDAHPRDFTRAEVGWLPWLEPLAVDELTERHYDGLVDRQRAASDYFRLLARDPEILRARTLVDKDIFYNAAEGLPRAERELAATAASRVNGCVFCASVHARFAAHHSKAPELVDRLLAEGIGAELGKRWDAIVAAAAALTATPLAFDASHVALLRAAGLDELEIADVVHGAAFFNWANRLMLSIGRPVAPPEGDGR encoded by the coding sequence ATGACCGGCGTCACCACCGCGACGGCCGTCCTCGTCCACGACGACGCACACCCCCGCGATTTCACGCGCGCCGAGGTGGGCTGGCTGCCGTGGCTGGAGCCCCTTGCCGTCGACGAGCTCACCGAACGCCATTACGACGGCCTCGTCGACCGGCAGCGTGCAGCGAGCGACTACTTCCGGCTGCTCGCGAGGGATCCCGAGATCCTGCGGGCACGCACGCTCGTCGACAAGGACATCTTCTACAACGCGGCGGAAGGACTCCCTCGGGCCGAGCGGGAGCTCGCCGCCACCGCGGCCTCGCGCGTCAACGGCTGCGTCTTCTGCGCCTCGGTGCACGCGCGCTTCGCCGCTCACCACTCGAAGGCGCCGGAACTCGTCGACCGGCTCCTGGCCGAGGGCATCGGGGCGGAGCTCGGGAAGCGCTGGGACGCCATCGTCGCCGCTGCGGCCGCACTGACCGCGACGCCGCTGGCGTTCGATGCGAGCCACGTCGCGCTCCTGCGCGCCGCAGGACTCGACGAGCTGGAGATCGCCGACGTCGTGCACGGCGCCGCCTTCTTCAACTGGGCGAACCGGCTCATGCTGTCGATCGGGCGTCCGGTCGCGCCCCCGGAGGGGGATGGCCGATGA
- a CDS encoding ABC transporter ATP-binding protein: MNVLDVRGLRVSYQTRTGRREVVHDVDLSVGEGEVVALVGESGSGKSTTAHALIGLLPEGGRVDGGSIAIGGVDVAGWGEKRLRAVRGAQVGLVPQDPVSSLDPVRPVGAQVGEVLRLHGIRDAAARRARVLELLDRVGLDDPALRARQHPHELSGGMRQRVLIATAIALRPRLIIADEPTSALDATVQRRILDLIDDLRREEGTSVLLVTHDLGIAADRAQRVVVLNHGRIVEQGPTSGILSSPSDPYTRQLLADAPALATGDFQRPAAPLFLRDAAAVAGENPYAIAAEGLVKEFAVSGRGREAFRAVDDVSFQVRRGTTHALVGESGSGKTTTARLVTRFLHPDAGRIELDGDDIAGLRGEELRRLRRRVQLVYQNPFSSLDPRQSVAQIVAEPLHNFREGTRSGRRARAAELIDRVSLPSDVLERSPRELSGGQRQRVAIARALAIRPEVVVLDEAVSALDVTVQARILELLASLQQELGLTYLFISHDLAVVRRISHTVSVMRRGRIVESGSTEDIFTAPAHAYTRELLAAVPGRSEVAA; this comes from the coding sequence ATGAACGTGCTCGACGTGCGGGGCCTGCGTGTGTCGTATCAGACGCGGACCGGCCGCCGTGAGGTCGTCCACGACGTCGACCTCTCGGTCGGCGAGGGCGAGGTCGTCGCGCTCGTCGGAGAGTCGGGCTCCGGCAAGTCGACCACCGCGCACGCCCTGATCGGCCTGCTCCCCGAGGGTGGGCGTGTCGACGGCGGGTCGATCGCGATCGGCGGCGTGGACGTCGCCGGCTGGGGCGAGAAGCGCCTCCGCGCCGTGCGTGGGGCGCAGGTCGGCCTGGTGCCGCAGGACCCGGTGTCGTCGCTCGACCCGGTGCGTCCGGTCGGCGCGCAGGTGGGCGAGGTCCTCCGCCTTCACGGGATACGGGATGCCGCGGCTCGCCGCGCCCGTGTGCTCGAGCTGCTCGACCGCGTCGGGCTCGACGATCCCGCGCTGCGGGCACGGCAGCACCCGCACGAGCTGTCGGGCGGCATGCGGCAGCGGGTGCTCATCGCCACGGCGATCGCGCTGCGGCCGCGGCTGATCATCGCCGACGAGCCGACGAGCGCGCTCGACGCCACAGTCCAGCGGCGCATCCTCGATCTGATCGACGACCTCCGCCGCGAGGAGGGTACCTCGGTTCTCCTCGTCACGCACGATCTCGGGATCGCCGCCGACCGCGCCCAGCGCGTCGTCGTGCTCAACCACGGCCGGATCGTCGAGCAAGGGCCGACCTCCGGCATCCTGTCGTCGCCGTCCGATCCCTACACCCGTCAGCTGCTCGCCGACGCGCCCGCCCTCGCGACCGGCGACTTCCAGCGGCCGGCTGCGCCGCTGTTCCTGCGGGACGCCGCGGCCGTCGCCGGCGAGAACCCGTACGCCATCGCGGCGGAGGGACTCGTCAAGGAGTTCGCCGTAAGCGGTCGCGGGCGGGAGGCCTTCCGCGCCGTGGACGACGTGTCGTTCCAGGTGCGCCGCGGCACGACGCATGCGCTCGTTGGTGAGTCGGGGTCGGGCAAGACCACGACCGCGCGCCTGGTCACGCGGTTCCTGCATCCGGACGCCGGCCGCATCGAGCTCGACGGAGACGACATCGCGGGACTGAGAGGCGAGGAACTCCGGCGGCTGCGCCGCCGCGTGCAGCTGGTGTACCAGAACCCCTTCTCGTCGCTCGACCCGCGCCAGAGCGTCGCACAGATCGTTGCCGAGCCGCTGCACAACTTCCGCGAGGGCACGCGCTCCGGGCGGAGGGCGCGGGCCGCCGAGCTCATCGACCGCGTTTCGCTTCCTTCGGACGTGCTCGAGCGCTCGCCGCGCGAGCTGTCGGGCGGGCAGCGGCAACGCGTCGCGATCGCCCGCGCGCTCGCGATCCGGCCCGAGGTCGTCGTGCTCGACGAGGCCGTCTCGGCGCTCGACGTGACCGTGCAGGCGCGCATCCTCGAGCTGCTCGCGTCGTTGCAGCAGGAACTGGGGCTGACGTACCTGTTCATCTCCCACGACCTCGCCGTGGTGCGCCGCATCAGCCACACGGTGTCGGTCATGCGACGAGGCCGGATCGTCGAGTCGGGCAGCACCGAGGACATCTTCACCGCCCCCGCCCATGCCTACACGCGCGAGCTGCTGGCTGCCGTGCCCGGACGATCGGAGGTCGCGGCATGA
- a CDS encoding ABC transporter ATP-binding protein has product MATHAGRLTSAVEVSALTRSFGDRTVLDAVDLRIGRGEFVALIGRSGSGKSTLLRAVAGLDDGVDGSGEVFVPRNVSLVFQDSRLLPWLRVLDNVILGQSGAGTAERGRRVLAEVGLAGRERAWPHELSGGEQQRAALARSLVSEPELLLADEPFGALDALTRIRMHALLRTLLSVHRPAVLLVTHDVDEAVALADRVLVIDEGTFALDLEIDLPDERSAQHPDFIRYREQLLESLGVAPQRSAGDAGTDEVNPP; this is encoded by the coding sequence ATGGCGACGCACGCTGGCCGGCTGACCTCCGCGGTCGAGGTCTCCGCGCTGACCCGATCGTTCGGCGACCGCACCGTGCTCGACGCCGTCGACCTGCGCATCGGGCGCGGCGAGTTCGTCGCACTGATCGGGCGCAGCGGCTCCGGCAAGAGCACGTTGCTGCGCGCGGTCGCCGGACTGGACGACGGGGTGGATGGCTCGGGGGAGGTGTTCGTTCCGCGCAATGTGTCCCTCGTCTTCCAGGACTCGCGCCTTCTGCCCTGGCTCCGCGTGCTCGACAATGTGATCCTCGGTCAGTCGGGTGCCGGAACCGCCGAGCGGGGGCGCCGGGTGCTCGCGGAGGTCGGCCTCGCGGGACGCGAGCGGGCGTGGCCGCATGAGCTCTCGGGCGGCGAGCAGCAGCGCGCGGCGCTTGCTCGCTCGCTCGTCAGCGAGCCGGAGCTGCTGCTCGCCGACGAGCCGTTCGGGGCGCTCGACGCACTGACGCGCATCCGCATGCACGCGCTGCTGCGCACGCTCCTGAGCGTGCATCGTCCGGCGGTGCTGCTGGTCACCCACGACGTCGACGAGGCTGTCGCGCTCGCCGACCGGGTGCTCGTGATCGACGAAGGGACCTTCGCCCTCGATCTCGAGATCGACCTTCCTGACGAGCGCAGCGCGCAGCATCCCGATTTCATCCGCTACCGGGAGCAGCTGCTCGAGTCGCTCGGGGTCGCCCCGCAGCGCTCCGCAGGCGACGCGGGCACCGACGAGGTGAACCCGCCATGA
- the msuE gene encoding FMN reductase: protein MSRPLNVVGVSGSLHEPSRTTALVRTILAEVGTRIEIDSTLIEVASLGPGFAGALRRDEVAPEVEEALQLIESADLLVVGSPVYRASFTGLFKHLFDFVGQYDLVGTPVLLAATGGGERHALILEHQLRPLFGFFQALTLPLGVYASDSDFVDRQLASSDVQRRVSQAVGRSLPIIEQARLVSSSEYVTTW, encoded by the coding sequence ATGAGCCGTCCGCTGAACGTCGTCGGCGTCTCGGGATCCCTCCACGAGCCGAGCCGCACCACTGCGCTCGTTCGCACGATCCTCGCCGAGGTGGGAACCCGCATCGAGATCGACTCGACGCTGATCGAGGTCGCGTCGCTCGGGCCGGGATTCGCCGGCGCGCTCCGGCGCGACGAGGTCGCACCGGAGGTCGAGGAGGCGCTGCAGCTCATCGAGTCGGCCGACCTGCTCGTGGTGGGGTCGCCGGTGTACCGCGCGTCGTTCACCGGCCTGTTCAAGCACCTCTTCGACTTCGTCGGCCAGTACGATCTCGTCGGCACGCCCGTGCTCCTCGCGGCCACCGGCGGAGGCGAGCGGCACGCGCTCATCCTGGAGCACCAGCTGCGGCCGCTGTTCGGGTTCTTCCAGGCGCTGACGCTGCCCCTCGGCGTCTACGCCTCCGATTCGGACTTCGTCGACCGTCAGCTGGCGTCGTCCGACGTCCAGCGCCGGGTATCGCAGGCGGTGGGCCGGTCACTGCCGATCATCGAGCAGGCGCGGCTCGTCAGCTCGTCGGAGTACGTCACCACCTGGTGA
- a CDS encoding LLM class flavin-dependent oxidoreductase — protein MTHRNRSSEHRPGRLHLNAFLMSTGHHEASWRLPESDPSWTSSNIEHLRRLAQLAERGKLDSIFFADGPGLQSDVGRRPAGSLDPLIALTAIAAATERIGLIATASTTYNSPYNLARRFASIDHVSGGRAGWNVVTTAGPDIARNFGLDDQPAHAVRYERAGEFLDVAFKLWDSWEDDAVLADRASGVWADRTKIHGAEHVGRHFSVAGALTTPRSPQARPLIVQAGSSEDGKALAARYAEAVFTAHQTLGDARAFYADIKERTLATGRGADEIKILPGIVPVIGSTEADALAKERELDELIVPEYARAQLAKTLRLTPEDLPFDRQLPADLPGEDEIEGAKSRYTLIVELARRERLTVRELIGRLGGGRGHRTFAGTPEQVADALQDWYDAEAADGFNIMPAVLPSGLEQFVDHVLPVLRQRGLFREEYEGTTLRDHYGLARPESRYASRESAVQAGSGAEVRELAKAGA, from the coding sequence ATGACCCATAGGAATCGAAGCTCGGAACACCGTCCGGGACGGCTGCACCTGAACGCCTTCCTCATGAGCACGGGGCACCATGAGGCGTCGTGGCGTCTGCCGGAGAGCGATCCGTCGTGGACCTCGTCGAACATCGAGCATCTGCGGCGTCTGGCCCAGCTCGCCGAACGCGGCAAGCTGGACTCGATCTTCTTCGCCGACGGTCCGGGGCTCCAATCCGATGTGGGGCGCCGGCCGGCCGGATCCCTCGATCCGCTGATCGCGCTCACTGCGATCGCCGCCGCAACCGAGCGCATCGGGCTCATCGCGACCGCGTCGACGACCTACAACTCCCCGTACAACCTCGCGCGGCGATTCGCCTCCATCGATCATGTGTCCGGTGGCCGTGCCGGGTGGAACGTCGTCACGACGGCAGGTCCTGACATCGCCCGCAACTTCGGTCTCGACGACCAGCCCGCGCACGCGGTGCGGTACGAGAGGGCTGGAGAGTTCCTCGACGTGGCCTTCAAGCTCTGGGACTCATGGGAGGACGACGCCGTGCTCGCCGACCGGGCGAGCGGCGTGTGGGCTGACCGGACGAAGATCCACGGGGCGGAGCACGTCGGGAGGCACTTCTCCGTGGCCGGGGCGCTCACCACGCCTCGCTCGCCGCAGGCGCGCCCACTCATCGTGCAGGCGGGCTCGTCCGAGGACGGCAAGGCGCTGGCGGCACGGTACGCGGAGGCCGTGTTCACTGCCCATCAGACGCTCGGCGACGCCCGCGCGTTCTACGCCGACATCAAGGAGCGCACCCTCGCGACCGGTCGAGGCGCCGACGAGATCAAGATCCTGCCTGGCATCGTGCCGGTGATCGGTTCGACCGAGGCGGACGCCCTCGCCAAAGAGCGGGAGCTCGACGAGCTCATCGTCCCCGAGTACGCCCGGGCGCAGCTCGCGAAGACCCTGCGCCTCACACCGGAAGACCTTCCGTTCGATCGCCAACTTCCGGCGGACCTTCCGGGCGAGGACGAGATCGAAGGCGCGAAGAGCCGCTACACCCTCATCGTCGAACTCGCGCGACGCGAGCGGCTGACGGTGCGCGAGCTCATCGGGCGCCTGGGGGGTGGCCGCGGCCACCGCACCTTCGCCGGCACGCCGGAGCAGGTGGCCGACGCCCTTCAGGACTGGTACGACGCGGAGGCCGCCGACGGCTTCAACATCATGCCTGCCGTGCTGCCGTCGGGGCTGGAGCAGTTCGTCGATCACGTCCTGCCGGTGCTCCGGCAGCGCGGGCTGTTCCGCGAGGAGTACGAGGGAACCACCCTCCGGGACCACTACGGACTGGCCAGGCCCGAGAGCCGCTACGCGTCGAGGGAGTCGGCCGTCCAGGCCGGTTCGGGTGCTGAGGTGCGCGAACTCGCGAAAGCGGGCGCCTGA
- a CDS encoding pyridoxal-phosphate dependent enzyme — translation MADLVGDTPLVQLTRVTDGIAATVLAKVEYFNPGGSAKDRIARRIIDAAERDGLLKPGGTIVEPTSGNTGVGLALVAIERGYRMIFVVPDKFAGAKVDVLRAYGAEVVVTETSVPPDDPRSYYSVADRLVSEIPGAFTPNQFANPNGPLSHYETTGPEIWRDTDGRVTHFVAGIGTGGTITGTGRYLHEVSGGAVRVVGADPEGSIYSGGPLHGYLVEGVGEDFWPESYDPSVPDEIHRIPDAETFAMTRRLAREEGLLVGGSSGMAVVAALRTARDLPADAVVVVLLPDHGRGYLHRFYDDGWMRDHGFDVGPADLAPPAQPGPAASVTATEGAPE, via the coding sequence GTGGCCGACCTTGTCGGCGACACCCCCCTCGTCCAGCTGACCCGTGTCACCGACGGCATCGCCGCGACGGTGCTTGCGAAGGTCGAGTACTTCAACCCCGGCGGCTCCGCCAAGGACCGCATCGCCCGCCGCATCATCGATGCCGCCGAACGTGACGGCCTCTTGAAGCCCGGCGGCACGATCGTCGAGCCGACGAGCGGCAACACCGGCGTCGGCCTCGCGCTCGTCGCCATCGAACGCGGCTACCGGATGATCTTCGTCGTGCCCGACAAGTTCGCCGGCGCCAAGGTCGACGTGCTCAGGGCCTACGGCGCCGAGGTCGTCGTGACCGAGACCAGCGTGCCTCCCGATGATCCGCGCTCGTACTACAGCGTGGCCGACCGGCTCGTCAGCGAGATCCCCGGCGCGTTCACGCCGAACCAGTTCGCGAACCCGAACGGGCCGCTCAGCCACTACGAGACCACCGGACCGGAGATCTGGCGCGACACCGACGGCCGCGTCACGCACTTCGTCGCCGGCATCGGCACCGGTGGCACGATCACGGGAACCGGCCGGTACCTGCACGAGGTGTCGGGCGGCGCGGTGCGTGTGGTCGGCGCCGACCCCGAGGGGTCGATCTACTCCGGCGGACCCCTGCACGGCTACCTGGTGGAAGGCGTCGGCGAGGACTTCTGGCCCGAGAGCTACGACCCGTCGGTGCCGGATGAGATCCACCGCATCCCCGACGCCGAGACGTTCGCGATGACACGGCGCCTCGCCCGCGAGGAGGGGCTCCTCGTCGGCGGATCGAGCGGGATGGCGGTCGTCGCGGCCCTGCGCACCGCGCGCGACCTCCCCGCCGATGCCGTCGTGGTCGTCCTGCTGCCCGACCACGGCCGCGGCTATCTCCACCGGTTCTACGACGACGGCTGGATGCGCGACCACGGCTTCGACGTCGGCCCCGCCGACCTCGCGCCCCCTGCACAGCCCGGGCCCGCGGCATCCGTCACCGCCACCGAAGGAGCACCCGAGTGA
- a CDS encoding ABC transporter permease, producing MTTTIASSGGRSALVSRSGVAEGAATGLIRRSRRRRLGRRPAIPGSRLLGPLIIVAVWQAAAWAGLLDPRLLTGPDVALQTAWALIQDGRLGENIGASLSRAVLGLAIGTLTGVVLAVLAGFNRLGDSLIDGTLQVKRAVPNLALIPLLILWLGISEEFKITVVALGVLIPVYINTYSGLTGIDRRYIELAESLGLSRWQYVRSVLLPGALPGFFVGFRLAVVGSWTALIVVETINATSGIGYMMAQAQLYAQSDIILVGLVVYGVFGFASDALVRLLERKVLSWRRTLAG from the coding sequence ATGACCACCACGATCGCATCCTCCGGCGGACGCTCCGCCCTCGTCTCCCGCTCAGGCGTCGCGGAAGGCGCGGCAACGGGGCTGATCCGCCGGTCGCGACGACGCCGGCTCGGCCGCCGGCCCGCCATCCCGGGGTCGCGACTGCTGGGCCCGCTGATCATCGTCGCCGTGTGGCAGGCGGCGGCCTGGGCGGGCCTGCTCGATCCGCGCCTGCTCACGGGGCCCGACGTCGCGCTGCAGACGGCGTGGGCGCTGATCCAGGACGGCCGGCTCGGTGAGAACATCGGCGCGTCGCTGAGCCGGGCGGTTCTCGGCCTCGCGATCGGAACCCTCACCGGCGTCGTGCTCGCGGTGCTCGCCGGATTCAACCGCCTCGGCGACTCGCTCATCGACGGCACGCTGCAGGTCAAGCGCGCCGTTCCCAACCTCGCGCTGATCCCGCTGCTGATCCTGTGGCTCGGCATCAGCGAGGAGTTCAAGATCACCGTCGTGGCCCTGGGCGTGCTGATCCCGGTCTACATCAACACCTACAGCGGGCTGACCGGCATCGACCGGCGGTACATCGAGCTCGCCGAGTCGCTCGGGCTGAGTCGCTGGCAGTACGTCCGGTCGGTGCTGTTGCCCGGAGCGCTCCCCGGGTTCTTCGTCGGGTTCCGGCTCGCGGTGGTCGGGTCGTGGACCGCTCTGATCGTGGTCGAGACCATCAACGCGACATCCGGAATCGGCTACATGATGGCGCAGGCTCAGCTGTATGCGCAGTCCGACATCATCCTGGTCGGCCTCGTCGTCTACGGCGTGTTCGGGTTCGCCTCCGACGCCCTCGTCCGACTGCTCGAGCGGAAGGTGCTGTCATGGCGACGCACGCTGGCCGGCTGA
- a CDS encoding ABC transporter permease, with translation MFARGRRPSWTLAAAIAVIVIAVLWAVAPWLFTAYDPLVGVPADKLLPPSPAHWFGTDAIGRDLYARVVHGAVYSLSGALMAVTVGLAAGTAVGVLAGSVGGWVDDILMRLVDVLLSIPGLLLMLSVIILLGFGTVNAAIAVGIVSVASFARLSRSEVVRVRRTDYVEAAFGSGGSFLSVLRRHVLPNSLTAVVGLAALQFGTAILAISTLGFLGYGAPPPTPEWGLLIAEGRNYVATAWWLTTLPGLVVLVVVLSANRISQSIGRGTR, from the coding sequence ATCTTCGCGCGCGGACGGCGACCCTCGTGGACGCTGGCGGCGGCGATCGCGGTCATCGTGATCGCCGTGCTCTGGGCGGTCGCGCCATGGCTGTTCACGGCGTACGACCCGCTCGTCGGCGTGCCGGCGGACAAGCTCTTGCCCCCCAGCCCCGCGCACTGGTTCGGGACCGACGCGATCGGGCGCGACCTCTACGCGCGCGTCGTCCACGGCGCCGTCTACTCGCTGTCCGGCGCACTCATGGCCGTCACGGTCGGGCTGGCGGCCGGCACCGCCGTCGGCGTCCTCGCGGGGTCGGTCGGGGGCTGGGTCGACGACATCCTGATGCGCCTGGTCGACGTGCTGCTCTCGATCCCAGGGCTGTTGCTCATGCTCTCCGTGATCATCCTCCTGGGCTTCGGCACGGTTAACGCCGCGATCGCCGTCGGAATCGTCAGCGTCGCCTCTTTCGCGCGGCTGTCCCGCTCGGAGGTCGTACGGGTCCGCCGGACCGACTACGTCGAGGCCGCGTTCGGCAGCGGAGGATCTTTCCTGTCGGTGTTGCGCCGCCACGTGCTGCCGAACTCGCTCACCGCCGTCGTCGGGCTCGCCGCTCTCCAGTTCGGCACCGCGATCCTCGCGATCTCGACCCTCGGGTTCCTCGGTTACGGAGCGCCGCCGCCGACGCCGGAGTGGGGGCTGCTCATCGCCGAGGGGCGCAACTACGTCGCCACCGCGTGGTGGCTCACCACGCTGCCCGGCCTCGTCGTGCTGGTGGTCGTGCTGAGCGCCAACCGCATCAGCCAGTCGATCGGAAGGGGAACCCGATGA
- a CDS encoding CMD domain protein, with translation MTTATLDVVDELVGVRAGDALDELRRRRPVTREQLQASHDALFAPVDDSAFPLPERLLVAAFATRSTADDATAAFYADAARGADPERAAIVLAEASAAATAGPFGAYREEGLRGESSDGRRYEPGAEVRDALGERVTAALAHAHLLVFRPREADDADQRRLVGSGWSADGVITLSQLVSFLAFQQRVAAGLRAIAASQEVSA, from the coding sequence ATGACCACCGCTACCCTCGACGTCGTCGACGAACTCGTCGGCGTGCGCGCCGGTGACGCGCTCGACGAGCTGCGCCGCCGGCGCCCCGTCACGCGCGAGCAGCTGCAGGCGAGCCACGACGCCCTCTTCGCGCCCGTCGACGACAGCGCGTTCCCCCTCCCCGAGCGGCTCCTCGTCGCCGCGTTCGCCACCCGCTCCACCGCCGACGACGCGACGGCCGCCTTCTACGCCGATGCGGCGCGGGGCGCCGACCCCGAGCGTGCCGCGATCGTGCTGGCGGAGGCATCCGCCGCGGCCACAGCTGGTCCGTTCGGGGCCTACCGCGAGGAGGGACTGCGTGGCGAGAGCAGCGACGGTCGTCGCTACGAGCCGGGCGCCGAGGTGCGTGACGCCCTCGGGGAACGCGTGACCGCGGCCCTCGCTCACGCCCATCTGCTGGTGTTCCGACCGCGTGAGGCGGATGACGCCGACCAGCGTCGACTCGTCGGATCCGGCTGGAGCGCTGACGGGGTCATCACGCTGTCTCAGCTGGTGTCCTTCCTCGCCTTCCAGCAGCGCGTGGCCGCCGGCCTGCGCGCCATCGCCGCATCCCAGGAGGTCTCCGCATGA
- a CDS encoding LLM class flavin-dependent oxidoreductase, translated as MTVTSLAFFTRLLDDAPAAERYRLATDQIRHSERFGIGRAWVAQHHFRAAEGGLPAPLVFLAHAAAATSEIRLGTGVITLPLEDPVRVAEDAAVADLLSGGRIDLGLGSGGTPSSFVPFGQDVAAKAAVYDAKLAVLLDALAGREIGGGNTLYPDPTTEGTATSRTGARREGATPTAPRAPLASRVWQATFSAPGGTRAGAHGHGLLLSRTQPRPADAQEATLADVQHPIIDRYLEALPAGTTPRITASRTVFVADDRADALRFAEVGLRRGAEGLRRSGHHIPGDTLDELIAGTDTHLGTPEQVIASLAADSTLARATEIAFQVHSVDAPHDFVLRSIELFATEVAPALGWDPRHRRLEPLSRLGKETP; from the coding sequence ATGACCGTGACGTCACTGGCCTTCTTCACCCGCCTGCTGGACGATGCGCCCGCCGCCGAGCGGTACCGCCTCGCGACCGATCAGATCCGGCACTCCGAGCGGTTCGGCATCGGGCGGGCGTGGGTCGCGCAGCACCACTTCCGTGCGGCGGAGGGCGGACTGCCGGCACCGTTGGTGTTCCTTGCGCACGCCGCGGCGGCGACGAGTGAGATCCGCCTCGGTACGGGGGTCATCACGCTCCCGCTCGAGGACCCGGTGCGTGTGGCGGAGGACGCCGCCGTCGCCGACCTGCTCTCGGGCGGCCGGATCGACCTCGGCCTCGGGAGCGGCGGCACCCCGTCGTCCTTCGTGCCCTTCGGTCAGGACGTCGCCGCGAAGGCCGCCGTGTACGACGCGAAGCTCGCGGTGCTCCTCGACGCCCTCGCGGGCCGCGAGATCGGCGGCGGCAACACGCTCTACCCCGATCCGACGACGGAGGGCACGGCCACGTCGCGGACCGGCGCCCGACGGGAAGGTGCCACGCCCACCGCGCCGCGCGCGCCCCTCGCGTCGCGGGTGTGGCAGGCCACCTTCTCGGCCCCGGGAGGCACCCGCGCCGGCGCCCATGGCCACGGCCTGCTGCTCTCGCGCACCCAGCCACGCCCGGCCGACGCGCAGGAGGCGACGCTAGCCGACGTGCAGCACCCGATCATCGACCGCTACCTCGAGGCGCTCCCGGCGGGGACGACCCCACGGATCACGGCATCCCGCACCGTCTTCGTGGCCGACGATCGCGCCGACGCGCTGCGGTTCGCCGAGGTGGGTCTGCGCCGTGGGGCGGAGGGTCTCCGCCGCTCCGGGCACCACATTCCCGGCGACACTCTGGACGAGCTCATCGCCGGCACCGACACGCACCTCGGCACACCCGAGCAGGTGATCGCGTCGCTCGCGGCCGATTCGACTCTCGCGCGCGCCACCGAGATCGCCTTCCAGGTGCATTCGGTGGATGCCCCCCACGACTTCGTGCTGCGCTCCATCGAGCTGTTCGCCACCGAGGTGGCTCCCGCGCTCGGCTGGGACCCACGCCACCGCCGCCTCGAACCCCTCAGCCGTCTCGGAAAGGAGACACCATGA